A single Phragmites australis chromosome 4, lpPhrAust1.1, whole genome shotgun sequence DNA region contains:
- the LOC133917099 gene encoding uncharacterized protein LOC133917099 isoform X2 translates to MVDFDDITSWEYLFKLYWLDLKGKLSLTLEELTSAKDRWTIPNTSARKEKEESSDDLYDINNDDDVGSDCSSGKRRRTNSSRKKGQKRQKVNSDCSIAGKKVELAIRDAGSLPMKVPSEGVSLPADTKWASPELLEFVGHMRDGDRSFISQFDVQTLLLEYIKKNNLRDPQRKSQIVCDARLHRLFRKTRVAHFEMLKLLEMHFLMNETSRVNDNSQTATNLNSAQIVTNGCSDMAAKLSPDKRKRMHRKMEREQLVNLEAYAAADMHNINLIYMRRSLMEDLIDDATFSDKIHGAFVRIKISGIGQKQDMYRLVKVVGTHKVPEKYSIGKKMTNFALEILNLDKKEIIAMDTISNQDFTEEECKRLRQSMKCGLISRLKVGDVQEKAKILQSVRVNDWLENEKQRLGHLRDRASETGRRKQLRECVEKLQLLNNSEERTRRINEVLEVHVDSHMDPNYESAEEMDDKKAVGRNVNWTRSDTSISRRKSKYPNTIPNYRQKVSDANHHPTNLSTESTIRGSGAGRKFENFHSTNGTDIPKSSPMYEALSLSSSGVTMSSDTEPEKVWHYKDPSGNVQGPFTLLQLSKWTSYFPCDLRVWLTFESEERSLLLTEVLSKQQKDFTQAASVTTSSKATSADTGHNINAPSVDQTNALSPVGYSMLNSSGIAVQSNKYSVPERESVNSPDDSLSLSTSSVPPKDAHTLNSQVQCHTKHSVFVQSPGSSYGQTDLHHDGMQGGCSGESNHRHSSGALWSPTTAQMSCSGQANVESHHNQHASWSQSQHDSKNNSQGESVKDLNSRQDLLKILPTQRGGKDVPSPVFAWSPSESRTASSQHEGSCLSSTTNPSFLDEHHSFVAYAKPKSCAPATPIEDRGSSSPSGMLSHSERVPICASASDMCKMEEIMNQQRTLEADTSNTSVNQSPESKIFPVSSPDNQDIDREFPSPTPRSENKEPVADNSGLTPASPENLTNTYSPVSDTCKMEEIVNHQKVLEGDASNSSANPSPQSKASPVSSPNNKDLAHEHPSSTPRTDNKEPDVDNSPLTSAAPENLTTASASTSDTCKMEDIVNQQKTLEADASNASLNQPTHSNIFPVSSPDNQDIEHEYPSPTPRPENKEPLVDNSGLTSSAPENLTTTSASASDTCKMEGILDKKTLETDAPNGSAIEREYPSPTPTEREYPSPTPRSENKEPLVDNSGLTSAAPEILTTTSASASDTCKMEGILDKKTLETDAPNGSVIEREYPSPTPRSENKVPLVDNSGLTSAAPEILTTTSASASDTCKMEGILDKKTLETDAPNGSVIEREYPSPTARSENKVPLVDNSGLTSAAPENLTTTSASASDTCKMEEILDKKTLETDASNGSVTQSPQSKIFFVSSPDNLYIEREFPGPTTRSENKEPVVDNSGLTSAAPENLTTKIPGVSPDSLVMPKSGPPSGELGAAESDFKVEEEIIQKELYSESTVVTRENMVTDPSGDAESIDVSNVLESLIEQRCGTSYMHGTAALEDFLATSAEEEPQCSSPIALSPWGVPSYYQGDTVDSALWGLQDDSINDDMWSLLSPTPTLQPSSGIGTEGNDTRDIYEVAVPHGNSENFQRGPTPGEENVNQAISGVVTDWVLPELVKSKPNDVSVSSVDESTGVLGWQPSADQSLYAGTEWSTSQNLHLSSCEKAVPSSKISWEESRKKECTNSSVSSSGEAIGNTSKGWNPPSGSASRGSHRSRHRDRYSQISESWLLSSNYSRSRSDRFDTGGSSRSTLKGQTRGVCKFHESGHCRKGASCSYQHP, encoded by the exons ATg GTTGATTTTGATGACATAACCAGCTGGGAGTACCTGTTCAAGCTATATTGGTTAGATCTGAAAGGGAAGCTTTCACTAACATTGGAAGAACTTACTAGTGCCAAGGACAGATGGACTATTCCTAACACTTCTGCtaggaaagaaaaagaggagtcaTCAGATGACCTATATGACATTAATAATGACGATGATGTTGGTTCTGACTGCTCCTCAGGAAAACGAAGGCGAAcgaattcttcaaggaaaaagggCCAAAAACGTCAAAAGGTAAATTCAGATTGTAGCATTGCTGGGAAAAAGGTCGAACTTGCAATTAGAGATGCTGGGAGCCTACCCATGAAAGTACCAAGTGAAGGGGTTTCCTTGCCAGCAGACACAAAATGGGCGTCACCAGAGCTATTGGAGTTTGTAGGACACATGAGAGATGGTGATCGATCTTTTATTTCCCAATTTGATGTTCAGACTCTTTTGCTtgaatatattaagaagaatAACCTCCGTGATCCTCAGAGGAAAAGCCAAATTGTTTGCGATGCAAGACTTCACCGTTTGTTCAGGAAAACACGTGTTGCTCACTTTGAGATGTTAAAGCTTTTGGAAATGCATTTTCTTATGAACGAGACTTCAAGAGTAAATGATAACAGCCAAACGGCCACCAATCTTAATTCAGCTCAAATAGTTACCAATGGATGCAGTGACATGGCAGCAAAATTATCTCCTGATAAGAGGAAGAGAATGCATAGAAAGATGGAAAGAGAACAGCTGGTTAATCTTGAGGCTTATGCAGCCGCTGATATGCATAATATAAATCTAATCTACATGCGACGCAGTTTGATGGAGGATCTAATTGATGATGCCACATTCTCGGACAAAATTCATGGTGCTTTTGTGAGGATAAAAATTTCTGGTATTGGTCAGAAGCAAGATATGTATCGTCTAGTGAAAGTTGTTG GAACACACAAGGTTCCAGAAAAATACAGCATTGGGAAGAAGATGACAAATTTCGCACTTGAGATATTAAATTTAGACAAAAAGGAGATTATTGCGATGGATACAATATCTAATCAGGATTTTACAGAG GAGGAATGCAAACGCTTAAGGCAGAGCATGAAGTGTGGTCTAATTAGCCGACTAAAAGTG GGAGATGTTCAAGAGAAAGCTAAGATCTTGCAATCTGTGAGAGTGAATGAT TGGTTGGAAAATGAAAAGCAGAGGCTGGGGCATCTTCGTGACCGAGCAAGTGAAACAGGGCGCAGAAAACAA CTTCGAGAGTGTGTGGAAAAGCTGCAGCTCCTCAACAATTCTGAAGAAAGAACTCGCAGGATAAATGAAGTTCTAGAGGTGCATGTTGACTCCCACATGGATCCTAACTACGAATCTGCTGAAGAAATGGACGACAAAAAAGCTG TTGGAAGGAATGTAAATTGGACAAGATCAGATACATCCATATCACGAAGAAAATCAAAATATCCAAACACTATTCCAAATTATAGACAAAAAGTTTCTGATGCTAACCATCACCCAACAAACCTGTCCACGGAAAGTACAATACGGGGCTCGGGAGCAGGAAGAAAGTTTGAGAATTTCCATTCAACAAATGGCACAGATATTCCAAAATCCAGCCCTATGTATGAAGCTTTATCACTGTCATCTTCTGGAGTAACAATGTCAAGTGACACGGAGCCAGAGAAAGTCTGGCACTACAAGGATCCTTCTGGGAATGTTCAGGGCCCATTCACTCTTTTGCAGCTATCCAAGTGGACAAGTTACTTCCCATGTGATCTGAGAGTATGGCTTACATTTGAGAGTGAAGAGAGATCGTTGCTGTTGACTGAAGTGCTTTCAAAACAACAGAAAGATTTTACTCAGGCTGCATCAGTTACTACAAGTAGCAAAGCAACATCGGCTGACACTGGACATAACATAAACGCCCCAAGTGTGGATCAGACCAATGCTCTATCCCCTGTTGGTTATAGTATGCTTAATTCTTCTGGAATAGCTGTTCAGTCTAATAAGTATTCTGTTCCAGAAAGAGAAAGTGTGAACTCTCCCGATGATAGCTTGTCACTCTCAACTAGTTCCGTTCCTCCAAAGGATGCTCATACTTTGAATAGTCAAGTACAGTGCCATACTAAGCATTCAGTTTTCGTTCAATCTCCTGGAAGTTCGTATGGACAGACAGACTTGCACCATGATGGAATGCAGGGAGGATGCTCTGGTGAATCAAACCATCGGCACAGCAGTGGTGCCCTGTGGAGTCCAACCACGGCCCAGATGAGTTGTAGTGGACAGGCTAATGTAGAATCTCATCACAATCAGCATGCTTCATGGTCACAAAGCCAACATGATTCTAAAAATAATTCACAAGGAGAATCTGTAAAAGATCTGAATTCAAGACAGGATCTGTTGAAAATCCTTCCTACTCAACGAGGTGGGAAAGATGTCCCCAGTCCTGTATTTGCTTGGAGTCCATCTGAGTCCAGAACCGCTTCAAGTCAACATGAAGGCTCTTGCTTAAGTTCAACAACCAATCCAAGCTTTCTCGATGAACATCATTCTTTTGTTGCTTATGCAAAGCCTAAGAGTTGTGCTCCAGCAACACCTATTGAAGACAGAGGTTCAAGTTCGCCGTCAGGCATGCTGAGCCACTCTGAAAGAGTTCCAATATGTGCATCTGCTTCCGATATGTGCAAGATGGAGGAGATCATGAATCAGCAAAGAACACTTGAAGCGGATACATCAAATACTTCAGTTAATCAGTCTCCTGAATCTAAGATTTTCCCTGTATCTTCTCCTGATAACCAAGATATTGACCGTGAGTTTCCTAGTCCAACTCCAAGATCTGAGAATAAGGAACCTGTGGCTGACAACTCAGGGTTAACACCAGCATCACCTGAAAATTTAACTAATACTTATTCGCCTGTTTCCGATACATGCAAGATGGAGGAGATCGTGAATCATCAAAAAGTACTTGAGGGGGATGCATCAAATTCTTCAGCCAATCCTTCTCCTCAATCTAAGGCTTCCCCTGTTTCTTCTCCTAATAACAAAGATCTTGCACATGAACATCCCAGTTCAACCCCAAGGACTGATAATAAGGAGCCTGATGTGGACAATTCACCTTTAACATCAGCAGCTCCAGAAAATCTAACAACGGCTTCTGCATCTACATCCGATACATGTAAGATGGAGGATATCGTGAATCAGCAAAAAACACTTGAAGCAGATGCATCAAATGCTTCACTTAATCAGCCTACTCATTCCAACATTTTCCCTGTATCTTCTCCTGATAACCAAGATATTGAGCATGAATATCCTAGTCCAACTCCAAGACCTGAGAATAAGGAGCCTCTTGTGGACAACTCAGGGTTAACATCATCAGCGCCTGAAAATTTAACTACTACTTCTGCATCTGCTTCTGATACATGCAAGATGGAGGGGATCTTGGATAAGAAAACACTTGAAACAGATGCACCAAATGGTTCGGCTATTGAGCGTGAATATCCTAGTCCAACTCCTACTGAGCGTGAATATCCTAGTCCAACTCCAAGATCTGAGAATAAGGAGCCTCTTGTGGACAACTCAGGGTTAACATCAGCAGCACCTGAAATTTTAACTACTACTTCTGCATCTGCTTCCGATACATGCAAGATGGAGGGGATCTTGGATAAGAAAACACTTGAAACAGATGCACCAAATGGTTCAGTTATTGAGCGCGAATATCCTAGTCCAACTCCAAGATCCGAGAATAAAGTGCCTCTTGTGGACAACTCAGGGTTAACATCAGCAGCGCCTGAAATTTTAACTACTACTTCTGCATCTGCTTCCGATACATGCAAGATGGAGGGGATCTTGGATAAGAAAACACTTGAAACAGATGCACCAAATGGTTCAGTTATTGAGCGCGAATATCCTAGTCCAACTGCAAGGTCTGAGAATAAAGTGCCTCTTGTGGACAACTCAGGGTTAACATCAGCAGCGCCTGAAAATTTAACTACTACTTCTGCATCTGCTTCTGATACATGCAAGATGGAGGAGATCTTGGATAAGAAAACACTTGAAACAGATGCATCAAATGGTTCGGTTACTCAGTCTCCTCAATCCAAGATTTTCTTCGTATCTTCTCCTGATAACCTATATATTGAACGTGAATTTCCTGGTCCAACTACTAGATCTGAGAATAAGGAGCCTGTTGTGGATAACTCAGGGCTAACatcagcagcacctgaaaattTAACAACTAAGATACCTGGTGTGTCACCAGATTCTTTGGTAATGCCAAAGTCTGGCCCTCCAAGTGGGGAATTGGGTGCTGCAGAATCAGATTTTAAAGTCGAAGAAGAAATCATTCAAAAAGAACTATACAGTGAATCCACTGTTGTTACAAGAGAGAACATGGTAACTGATCCTTCCGGTGATGCTGAGTCGATAGATGTGTCTAATGTCTTGGAATCTTTAATAGAACAAAGGTGTGGAACTTCATACATGCACGGAACAGCAGCATTGGAGGATTTCCTTGCCACTTCAGCCGAGGAAGAACCACAATGCTCTAGCCCTATCGCATTATCCCCTTGGGGTGTACCTAGTTACTACCAAGGTGATACTGTTGATTCTGCACTCTGGGGTCTCCAAGATGATTCGATCAATGATGATATGTGGTCATTGCTTTCTCCAACTCCCACACTCCAACCTTCATCTG GTATTGGAACCGAGGGAAATGACACTCGTGATATCTATGAAGTAGCTGTGCCCCATGGAAATAGTGAAAATTTTCAAAGAGGACCAACGCCAGGGGAGGAAAATGTGAACCAGGCAATCTCGGGTGTTGTCACGGATTGGGTACTGCCTGAGCTG GTCAAATCAAAACCAAATGATGTGTCTGTATCATCAGTAGATGAGAGTACAGGAGTTTTAGGTTGGCAGCCATCAGCCGATCAGAGCTTATATGCAGGTACTGAATGGAGCACTAGCCAGAATCTTCACTTGTCTAGTTGTGAAAAAGCAGTGCCTTCAAGTAAAATCTCTTGGGAAGAATCAAGGAAGAAGGAATGCACCAATTCCAGTGTTTCTAGTTCAGGAGAGGCCATTGGAAACACCAGCAAGGGCTGGAACCCACCTTCTGGTAGTGCTAGTCGGGGCAGCCACCGGAGTCGTCACCGTGACAGGTACTCTCAAATAAGCGAATCTTGGCTTCTTAGTTCAAATTACTCTAGGAGTAGGTCTGATAGATTTGACACTGGTGGGTCATCAAGATCGACTTTGAAGGGGCAAACTAGGGGCGTATGTAAATTTCACGAAAGTGGGCACTGCAGGAAGGGTGCATCTTGTAGCTACCAGCATCCTTAA